The genomic window CGCGCGGCACCAGCTCGTGCAGCACGCGGTCGCGCTGGGCCAGTTCGTAGCGCGGATGCAGGGCCGATAGCTTGACCGAGATACCCGGGTTATCGCGGCCACTGCTGTATCGGGCCGCACCACTGATGCGGATGATCGCATCGCGGTAGGACTCGAAATAGGTCTGTGCGTCCGCTGCCGTCCGCGCCGCCTCGCCGAGCATGTCGTAGGAGTAGGTGAAGCCCTTTTTCTCCTGACTGCGGGCGCGTTTGAGCGCGGCCTCGATGGATTCCCCCAGCACGAACTGCCGGCCCATCTCGCGCATGGCACGACCCACGGCGGTGCGGATGACCGGCTCGCCCAGACGCTTGACGGCGCTGCGCAGGTTGCGGGTCACGCCCTGACTCGGGTTATCGAGGATACGGCCGGTCAGCATCAGCGCCCAGGTCGAGGCATTCACCAGGCTCGAGCTGGAATGCCCCATGTGCTGCCCCCAGTCGGAAGGCCGGATCTTGTCCTCGATCAGCGCGTCGATGCTGGGGGCATCGGGGACGCGAAGCAGGGCCTCGGCCAGGCACATCAGGGCGATGCCCTCGTCAGTAGACAGTCCGTACTCAGCGAGGAATACCTCCATCAGTCCGGGGCGGGCGCTCTGGCGGATCTCGCGCACCAGATCGGCGGCGCTGGCAACAATGGCCTGACGCTGCTCGGTACTCAGGTCAGCCCGATCCACAAGCCTTTGCAGCGTTGCGATTTCCGACCGACGCATGCCATGGGTCAGGGCCGCCGGGAGCTCGACGGGGCGATTGGTGTCGAGTGCACTGATTCGTATATCCATGGCAATCACAGTAAACGAGAAAAAATGGTAGGTTGTCCTGAAAAAGCACAATCAGCCAGGCGATTGATTTGTTTTAAGGGGTTAAAAAATGACGGATGAACCGGATAAAGCGGCTATGCTCGATCGTCTGGACCGCACCATCCTTCGCGTGCTGTCGGTGAACGGCGGACGGGCGGAGCTCGCCCGCCGTATCGGCCGCTCCAAGACGCCAACCCAGGCACGGCTTCAGCGGCTGGGAAAAAAGCATCCGGGGCTATCGGGCGATTCTCGACCCGATCGGGATCGGTGCCGCCCATGTGGCGTTTGTCGAAGTGCGGCTCTCCGACACCCGGGAGTCAGCGTTGCGGGATTTCAACGAGGCCGCCCGGGGCATCCCGGAGATCGAGGAATGTCATTTGATCGCGGGGGGGTTCGATTATCTGCTCAAGGTGCGCACGCCAGGTATCTCGAGCTATCGGCGGGTGCTCGCCGAGTCGATCTCGAGTCTGCCCTACGTCGCCTCCACGAGCACCTATGTGGCCATGGAGGCGGTCAAGGAGCTCGGCCCATGAGCGGGCTCAGGCAAGGATCAGATCGTAGGCGATCTTGAGCGCAAATCCCAGAAACGCCAGCCCCGCGAGTCGTTCGATCCAGTGCTGATGATCCTCAAGCCGGACCAGTAGCCCGGTGGATGCGGTCACCAGACTGATGGTCGAGAACCAGAGCATCGCGCAGACCCCCACAATGGCGATGATGGCAGCGATGACGATCGACGGCGTCGTCGGTTTGATGGCGCTGCCGAAGATACTGGCGAAAAAGACGATCGCCTTGGGATTGGTCAGATTGACGAGCAGCCCCAGGAGTACAGGATTACGGGGCCCGGCGGGAGTCTTCGCCGGCTCCTGCTCGATATGCCGGATCGGCGCACGCGTTGATAGCAGCCGGATGCCGAGATAGCCCAGAAAGAGCGCCCCGCAGGCGCGGACGACGATCTCGAATCCGTCGATCCGGCTGGTGAGCGTCGACAGCCCGATCGCGCTCAGCGCCGCGTAGAACGTGATGCCGATGCTCACACCCATGGCGGTCAGCACCCCCGCGCCGGTACCCCGGCCGATGGTATTGCGCACCACCGCCACGAAATCCGGGCCCGGTAGCATCAGTGCCGGCGAGAACACCGCGAATACACCGAGAATGGGGAACAGGGACTGCATCATCCGCCTACTCAGCCGCCATGGGGCAGGGGCAGTGCAACATTGCGGGTCGGTATCGGCACAGTCGATGGCTCATCGCTACTTTCATCACCCCCCATTATCCACGAGTTCGCCCCGTACCGCAGGCCACGCAATCCGTGCGTTGACCGCCCGCTGCGGCTAGGATGCCTGCATTGTCTGTGACAGGAGCGCTCCTGCCTTGAATACCCGGCTGCCACCGCCCATTATCCTGCTGTTTGCCGCCGGTGCCATCTGGGGGATCGACTGGCTGGTGCCCGCGGCGCGGGTGAAGCACCGTGGCTGAGCACGGCCGCCCTGGCGCTCACTGCGTTGGCAGGGGCGGTCATGCTGACCTCAGCCGTGTGGTTTGCCCGACAGAAGACCACGATTAATCCCCTGCACCCGGAGCGCGCCAGCCATTTGGTCACTACCGGGCCCTACGCGATCTCTCGCAATCCGATCTACCTCGCTGACGCCGCGCTACTGCTCGCCTGGGCGCTGTGGCTTGGCAACGCCGCCGGGGTGCTGATGGTGCCGGTGTTCATGCGCACCCTCACCCGGTTGCAGATCCGGTCCGAGGAGCAGGCCCTTGCCGTGAAGTTCGCCGAGACCTATCGCGACTACTGCCGTCGGGTCCGGCGATGGCTGTAGCCGAAAAAAGCACAGGCCTGCGACCGGACCGGGTTACCCTCGGCATCGCGCTGATGGTGGGGTTCACAGTCTGTGCGCCAATGATCGATACCTTCGCGAAACTCAGCGCTGGCCATATTGTGGTCGCGCAGATCGTCGCGGCGCGTTTTGTGATTCAGGCCATGCTGTTGATGCCAATGAGTGGGGTGTTTGGCTGGGCGCATCGCCCCGCCGGCCGTGAGGTGGCGCTGCAGTTCGCCAGGGCGGCCCTGATCCTGATTGCCACGGGGTTTTTCGTGGCTGCCCTGGCGGTGATGCCGCTGGCCGATGCGGTGGCCATTTTCTTCGTTGAGCCATTCATCCTGATCCTGCTCGGTGCGGCGTTTCTGGGCGAGCCGGTGGGCTTTCAGCGCCTGGTGCTATGCCTGGTCGGCCTGGCCGGTGCGCTGCTGGTCATTCAGCCGAACTTCGCCGCCCTAGGCCCGGCAGCGTTCCTGCCGCTTGGCACCGCCGTCACCTTTGCCTGCTATATGCTGCTCACTCGCACCATGGCC from Spiribacter curvatus includes these protein-coding regions:
- a CDS encoding Lrp/AsnC ligand binding domain-containing protein; this encodes MAFVEVRLSDTRESALRDFNEAARGIPEIEECHLIAGGFDYLLKVRTPGISSYRRVLAESISSLPYVASTSTYVAMEAVKELGP
- a CDS encoding LysE family translocator — its product is MMQSLFPILGVFAVFSPALMLPGPDFVAVVRNTIGRGTGAGVLTAMGVSIGITFYAALSAIGLSTLTSRIDGFEIVVRACGALFLGYLGIRLLSTRAPIRHIEQEPAKTPAGPRNPVLLGLLVNLTNPKAIVFFASIFGSAIKPTTPSIVIAAIIAIVGVCAMLWFSTISLVTASTGLLVRLEDHQHWIERLAGLAFLGFALKIAYDLILA
- a CDS encoding methyltransferase family protein, producing MALTALAGAVMLTSAVWFARQKTTINPLHPERASHLVTTGPYAISRNPIYLADAALLLAWALWLGNAAGVLMVPVFMRTLTRLQIRSEEQALAVKFAETYRDYCRRVRRWL
- a CDS encoding DMT family transporter — protein: MAVAEKSTGLRPDRVTLGIALMVGFTVCAPMIDTFAKLSAGHIVVAQIVAARFVIQAMLLMPMSGVFGWAHRPAGREVALQFARAALILIATGFFVAALAVMPLADAVAIFFVEPFILILLGAAFLGEPVGFQRLVLCLVGLAGALLVIQPNFAALGPAAFLPLGTAVTFACYMLLTRTMARRMHPVTLQAYTAVAASLLILPLLAAGHWMSVEALTVRWPDPLVYWLLLGVGVASTVAHIFVSFALSMAPAGIIAPIQYLEIVTAAVLGYWIFDDLPDTWAMIGIVIIMASGIGIYARERAIERQLLLNRPVD